From a single Arachis hypogaea cultivar Tifrunner chromosome 3, arahy.Tifrunner.gnm2.J5K5, whole genome shotgun sequence genomic region:
- the LOC112777367 gene encoding protein ALP1-like yields MSVDALGRLCELLKVQGGLSDDCRVSIPEQVIIFLIILAHHKKNRTLQVRFYRSGETISRYFNKVLYSVIRVQSLLFAKAVPVPDDCIDPRWKWFKGCLGALDGTYIDVTVPEEDKSRYRTRKGRISTNVLGVCNRDMNFVYVLSGWEGSASDSRVLRDAISRRNNLKIPIGNYYLVDAGYTNCKGFLAPYRQTRYHVQEWAHGRNAPRNFREYFNKKHSSARNIIERCFGLLKKRWAILRSPCFYKIKTQNRIIIACCLLQNFIRLNMDTDPEEDILLENDHVIIGEEHGGNEDDDDEMIDIVEGSNEWTARRDNLAHEMYTEWMHSRIN; encoded by the exons ATGAGTGTAGACGCATTAGGAAGATTATGTGAGTTACTTAAAGTTCAGGGTGGATTAAGTGATGATTGCCGTGTAAGTATACCTGAGCAAGTGATTATATTTTTGATAATATTAGCTCATCATAAAAAGAATCGCACACTTCAAGTTAGATTTTATAGGTCAGGAGAAACAATAAGTAGGTATTTCAATAAGGTGTTGTACTCGGTTATACGTGTTCAAAGCTTATTGTTTGCAAAGGCTGTTCCTGTCCCAGATGACTGCATAGATCCCCGATGGAAATGGTTTAAG GGTTGTCTAGGAGCATTAGATGGAACCTATATAGATGTGACTGTTCCTGAAGAAGATAAATCAAGATACCGAACAAGAAAGGGTAGAATATCAACCAACGTCCTAGGCGTATGCAATCGAGATATGAATTTTGTGTACGTACTTAGTGGATGGGAAGGATCCGCATCGGattcaagagtccttagagaTGCTATTTCACGTCGTAATAACCTCAAGATACCAATTG GGAATTATTATTTAGTGGATGCTGGTTATACTAATTGCAAGGGATTTCTAGCACCATATAGGCAAACTCGATATCATGTACAAGAATGGGCCCATGGAAGAAATGCACCTAGAAACTTTCGAGAATATTTTAACAAGAAGCACTCTTCAGCTAGGAACATTATTGAGCGTTGTTTTGGTTTACTTAAGAAGAGATGGGCAATTTTGAGGAGTCCTTGTTTCTACAAAATTAAGAcacaaaatagaataataattgcATGTTGTCTACTGCAAAATTTTATTCGGCTTAATATGGACACTGATCCTGAAGAGGACATTTTACTTGAGAATGACCACGTAATTATTGGAGAGGAGCATGGTGGTAATGAAGATGACGATGATGAGATGATTGACATTGTAGAGGGAAGCAACGAATGGACTGCTCGGCGAGACAACTTAGCACATGAAATGTACACTGAGTGGATGCATAGCCGTATAAATTAG